The DNA region CTACCGGAAGTGTGTGGGGTTCTGTCATCGCTACCTTTGCAGTAGTGCTTCCTTCATTCATCCTGATGTTGGCTATCAGCAAGTTTTTCCTGAAATACCAGAAACACCCGGCTGTTGAAGCAGTATTCAGCGGATTACGTCCGGCAGTGGTAGGTCTTCTGGCATCGGCAGCCTTAGTATTGATGAATACTGAGAATTTTAATTCACCTAAAGAAGACATGTACTCGTTTATCGTCAGTTGCATCATCTTCCTGGTGGCTTTTGTGAGTACCCGGAAATATAAAGTCAATCCGATAGTGATGATTATAGTCTGCGGAATAGCAGGTTTCATATTGTATTAACTAAAAAGGTGAAGCTTATAGCTTCACCTTTTTAGCCAC from Bacteroides sp. MSB163 includes:
- a CDS encoding chromate transporter, encoding MLYLQLFYTFFKIGLFGFGGGYAMLSMIQGEVVTRYEWLTPQEFTDIVAISQMTPGPIGINSATYVGFTATGSVWGSVIATFAVVLPSFILMLAISKFFLKYQKHPAVEAVFSGLRPAVVGLLASAALVLMNTENFNSPKEDMYSFIVSCIIFLVAFVSTRKYKVNPIVMIIVCGIAGFILY